A portion of the Oreochromis niloticus isolate F11D_XX linkage group LG10, O_niloticus_UMD_NMBU, whole genome shotgun sequence genome contains these proteins:
- the vps26c gene encoding vacuolar protein sorting-associated protein 26C isoform X1, which translates to MSVTLDIRLKRANKVYREGETVAGVILLICKEALQHHGISLSMEGVVNLQLSSKSVGVFEAFYNSVKPIQLISSNIEVAKAGKIPGGKTEIPFEFPLHTKGNKVLYETYHGVFVNIQYSLRCDMKRSLLAKDLSRSCEFIVHCQPQKSKVIPTPVNFTITPDTLQSREKNSLPKFLIRGHLDATNCVISLPLTGEVVVENSDVPIKSIELQLVRVETCGCAEGYARDATEIQNIQIAEGDVCHGLAIPIYMIFPRLFTCPTLETTNFKVEFEVNVVVVLHDDHLITENFPLKLCRL; encoded by the exons ATGAGCGTCACGTTGGATATAAGGCTGAAAAGAGCAAATAAAGTTTATCGAGAAGGG GAAACAGTGGCTGGTGTCATCCTGCTGATTTGTAAGGAGGCACTGCAGCATCATGGCATCTCTCTGAGCATGGAAGGAGTCGTGAATCTGCAGCTGAGTTCCAAGAGTGTCGGGGTCTTTGAGGCTTTCTACAACTCTGTCAAG CCCATCCAGCTGATCAGCAGTAACATCGAAGTGGCCAAGGCTGGAAAAATTCCTGGAGGAAAGACTGAGATTCCCTTCGAGTTCCCTCTGCACACCAAAGGCAACAAAGTGCTGTACGAGACCTACCACGGAGTCTTTGTCAACATTCAG TACTCCCTCCGCTGTGACATGAAGCGCTCCCTGCTGGCCAAAGATTTGAGCAGGAGCTGTGAATTCATCGTGCACTGCCAG CCTCAGAAATCTAAAGTCATCCCCACACCGGTGAACTTCACCATCACTCCAGACACTCTGCAGAGCCGTGAG aaAAATTCACTTCCGAAGTTTCTCATCCGAGGACATTTAGACGCCACTAACTGCGTGATCAGCCTGCCGCTTACCGGAGAGGTGGTGGTGGAAAACTCGGACGTCCCCATAAAGAGTATTGAACTACAGCTGGTACGGGTGGAGACCTGTG gctgtgctgaggGCTACGCCAGAGACGCCACGGAGATCCAGAACATCCAGATAGCCGAAGGTGACGTCTGCCACGGCCTCGCCATCCCCATCTATATGATCTTCCCCAGACTGTTCACCTGCCCCACGCTGGAGACAACAAACTTCAAAGTCG AGTTTGAAGTCAACGTCGTCGTAGTGCTCCATGATGATCACCTGATCACAGAGAACTTTCCTCTGAAGCTGTGCAGACTCTGA
- the vps26c gene encoding vacuolar protein sorting-associated protein 26C isoform X2, whose protein sequence is MLLGVQETVAGVILLICKEALQHHGISLSMEGVVNLQLSSKSVGVFEAFYNSVKPIQLISSNIEVAKAGKIPGGKTEIPFEFPLHTKGNKVLYETYHGVFVNIQYSLRCDMKRSLLAKDLSRSCEFIVHCQPQKSKVIPTPVNFTITPDTLQSREKNSLPKFLIRGHLDATNCVISLPLTGEVVVENSDVPIKSIELQLVRVETCGCAEGYARDATEIQNIQIAEGDVCHGLAIPIYMIFPRLFTCPTLETTNFKVEFEVNVVVVLHDDHLITENFPLKLCRL, encoded by the exons ATGTTGCTTGGTGTGCAGGAAACAGTGGCTGGTGTCATCCTGCTGATTTGTAAGGAGGCACTGCAGCATCATGGCATCTCTCTGAGCATGGAAGGAGTCGTGAATCTGCAGCTGAGTTCCAAGAGTGTCGGGGTCTTTGAGGCTTTCTACAACTCTGTCAAG CCCATCCAGCTGATCAGCAGTAACATCGAAGTGGCCAAGGCTGGAAAAATTCCTGGAGGAAAGACTGAGATTCCCTTCGAGTTCCCTCTGCACACCAAAGGCAACAAAGTGCTGTACGAGACCTACCACGGAGTCTTTGTCAACATTCAG TACTCCCTCCGCTGTGACATGAAGCGCTCCCTGCTGGCCAAAGATTTGAGCAGGAGCTGTGAATTCATCGTGCACTGCCAG CCTCAGAAATCTAAAGTCATCCCCACACCGGTGAACTTCACCATCACTCCAGACACTCTGCAGAGCCGTGAG aaAAATTCACTTCCGAAGTTTCTCATCCGAGGACATTTAGACGCCACTAACTGCGTGATCAGCCTGCCGCTTACCGGAGAGGTGGTGGTGGAAAACTCGGACGTCCCCATAAAGAGTATTGAACTACAGCTGGTACGGGTGGAGACCTGTG gctgtgctgaggGCTACGCCAGAGACGCCACGGAGATCCAGAACATCCAGATAGCCGAAGGTGACGTCTGCCACGGCCTCGCCATCCCCATCTATATGATCTTCCCCAGACTGTTCACCTGCCCCACGCTGGAGACAACAAACTTCAAAGTCG AGTTTGAAGTCAACGTCGTCGTAGTGCTCCATGATGATCACCTGATCACAGAGAACTTTCCTCTGAAGCTGTGCAGACTCTGA
- the kcnj15 gene encoding ATP-sensitive inward rectifier potassium channel 15, whose product MAKGNKDFQRRIVSKDGHNMVRIDNVEGMVKLYLHDIWTTVVDMKWRYKLTLFASTFVMTWFIFGVIFYFIGMGNGDFEPDLNSTHTPCVMNVETLTGAFLFSLESQTTIGYGFRYISEECPLAIFTLVAQLVITGLAEIFVTGAFLAKLARPKKRAETIKFSQVAVICKQQGKLCLMVRVANMRKSLLIQCQLTGKLLQPYATEEGEKTQVHQSSVDFNMDSGGECPFLILPLTFYHVLDQHSPLAGLTAENLETRRFELLITLNATMESTAATCQRRTSYMPDEILWGYEFKPVLYSTPSGRFVADFNFFDKVQKSSDPDFHSDSSEKLKLERDFREE is encoded by the coding sequence ATGGCTAAAGGGAATAAAGATTTCCAGCGAAGGATTGTGTCCAAGGATGGCCACAACATGGTAAGGATCGATAACGTGGAGGGCATGGTCAAGCTGTACCTGCACGACATCTGGACAACTGTGGTGGACATGAAATGGCGCTACAAACTCACCTTATTTGCCTCGACCTTTGTCATGACCTGGTTCATCTTTGGGGTAATCTTTTACTTCATTGGAATGGGCAACGGAGACTTTGAGCCAGATTTAAATTCTACCCACACCCCATGCGTGATGAACGTGGAAACGCTCACTGGAGCCTTCCTCTTCTCTCTGGAGTCGCAGACCACCATTGGTTATGGTTTTCGTTACATCTCTGAAGAGTGCCCTCTGGCCATCTTCACTCTGGTGGCTCAGCTTGTCATCACTGGACTGGCCGAGATCTTTGTTACCGGTGCCTTCCTGGCCAAACTAGCTCGACCCAAAAAGCGAGCGGAGACCATCAAGTTCAGCCAGGTGGCGGTGATCTGCAAGCAGCAAGGAAAGCTGTGTCTGATGGTGAGGGTGGCCAACATGAGGAAGAGCCTCCTGATCCAGTGCCAGCTAACAGGAAAGCTCCTTCAACCCTACGCGACCGAGGAGGGCGAGAAGACGCAAGTCCACCAGAGCTCTGTTGATTTCAACATGGACTCTGGTGGCGAGTGCCCCTTCCTTATCCTCCCTCTCACCTTCTATCACGTCCTAGACCAGCACAGCCCGCTGGCAGGACTGACGGCAGAAAACCTGGAAACCCGTAGGTTTGAGTTGCTCATCACCCTCAATGCCACCATGGAGTCGACGGCAGCCACGTGTCAGAGACGTACCTCCTACATGCCTGACGAGATCCTGTGGGGTTATGAGTTCAAACCGGTGCTGTATAGCACCCCCAGTGGACGCTTTGTGGCAGACTTCAACTTTTTTGACAAGGTGCAAAAGAGCAGTGATCCAGACTTCCACAGCGACAGTTCAGAGAAGCTGAAACTCGAGAGGGACTTCAGGGAAGAATAG
- the smg8 gene encoding protein SMG8: MKEANMARPVSVGDLLQADLLEDAAYREEGLCVVGIFGKSNMQPGALKESLINTLADKHLFSMFGGPEDGGTPSSHIQAFYNQENRVLYLLLSSVCDSRQLLRACLSLDTGSGHSDAHDFWKGLERQHCLHLLYMFSVCHVLLLVHPNQTFDVTYDRLFRALDALRQKVLPLIRAAIKDSPVSKEWKLNCRPCPPRLLFVFQMNVTLKVSANGSESNPDKPKKHSPRRRLQHALEDQIYRIFRKSRVLTNQSSNCLFTVPANQAFVYVIPALDEDPLGALLGQLRSNCMLSEQDSSVSVSGPRRYQQMRHSARHPSSSGDSGSISMGSQLVDCSLKEFLWQHVDLVLTKKGFDDSVGRNPQPSHFELPTYTKWVQVASRLHQVLIKNTDEEMAELATKVQSQVKVLEGFLDADTKFSENRCQKALPLAHSAYQSNLPHNYTTTVHKNQLAHALRVYSQHARGVAFQRYALQLHEDCYNFWSNGHQLCEERSLTDQHCVHKFHLLPQPGEKPDMDHNPPIMNHNSRGRSTSSCNCGRKQAPREDPFDIQAGNYDFYQMLEEKCCGKLERIEFPVFQPSTPDPAPANQAQRNPCEASGSGDAERLKEPSTAQSHTPGDTSLSLALSLGQSTDSLGPYGDGDGTETQVQQKRPSLVDRQPSTVEYLPGMMHSGCPKGLLPKFSSWSLVKLGPAKSYNCHTGLEQPGFLPGSSFLLPWDLVIRSRSEEDAGLTEPLDGGTSSWPAPNKTLVGKRGSTGGLGRSRRREDMARIFVGFEYEDGRGRRFISCGPDKVVKVLGPGGAKDPATRVLNTDMPLYIPSPSQGRGLKPHFAQLARLFVVVPDAPLEVTLNPQVQPGPPPCPIFHPEQTEISLPPDGLWVLRFPYSYATERGPCYPPKENQPLNNYKVLRGILKATTATSPPQ; the protein is encoded by the exons ATGAAGGAAGCAAACATGGCTCGTCCCGTCAGTGTGGGGGATCTACTACAAGCAGACCTCCTGGAGGATGCTGCTTACCGGGAAGAGGGGCTGTGTGTGGTCGGTATTTTCGGTAAAAGCAACATGCAGCCCGGCGCGCTGAAGGAGTCTCTGATCAACACACTGGCGGACAAGCACCTTTTCTCGATGTTCGGCGGACCGGAGGACGGCGGCACGCCTAGCAGCCACATCCAGGCTTTTTATAACCAGGAGAACCGGGTGCTGTACCTCCTACTCTCCTCCGTCTGCGACAGCCGACAGCTGCTGCGGGCCTGCCTGTCTCTGGACACCGGGAGCGGACACTCTGACGCCCACGACTTCTGGAAGGGCCTGGAGCGGCAGCACTGCCTCCACCTGCTCTACATGTTCTCCGTGTGTCACGTCCTGTTGCTTGTCCACCCCAACCAGACCTTCGACGTGACCTACGACCGGCTCTTCCGAGCTCTGGACGCTCTGCGGCAGAAGGTTCTGCCTCTGATCCGGGCTGCCATCAAAGACTCCCCGGTGTCCAAAGAGTGGAAGCTGAACTGCCGGCCCTGCCCTCCACGGCTCCTCTTCGTCTTCCAGATGAACGTCACTCTGAAG GTTTCTGCAAACGGCTCAGAGTCAAACCCTGACAAACCTAAGAAGCACTCCCCCAGGCGGAGGCTTCAGCACGCCTTGGAAGACCAGATTTATCGCATCTTCCGTAAAAGCCGAGTTCTCACCAACCAGAGTAGCAACTGCTTGTTCACGGTGCCCGCCAACCAGGCGTTTGTGTACGTGATCCCAGCACTAGATGAGGACCCCTTAGGTGCATTGCTCGGTCAGCTGCGGTCCAACTGCATGTTGTCTGAGCAAGACTCCTCCGTGTCCGTGTCGGGGCCGAGGCGCTATCAGCAGATGCGGCATTCAGCTCGGCACCCGAGCAGCAGCGGAGACTCAGGCAGCATATCGATGGGCAGTCAGCTGGTGGACTGCAGCTTGAAGGAATTCCTCTGGCAGCATGTCGACCTGGTGCTCACCAAAAAAGGTTTCGATGACAGCGTCGGCCGCAACCCGCAGCCTTCGCACTTTGAGCTGCCGACCTACACCAAATGGGTCCAGGTCGCCTCCAGACTCCACCAGGTCCTCATCAAAAACACAGACGAAGAAATGGCTGAGCTAGCCACAAAAGTGCAAAGCCAGGTGAAGGTTTTGGAGGGTTTTCTCGAcgctgacacaaagttctctGAGAACAGGTGCCAAAAAGCTCTGCCTCTGGCTCACAGCGCCTACCAGTCCAATCTCCCCCATAACTACACAACCACGGTCCATAAAAACCAGTTGGCTCACGCTCTGCGGGTGTACAGCCAGCACGCTCGAGGCGTGGCTTTCCAACGCTACGCTTTGCAGCTTCATGAGGACTGCTACAACTTTTGGAGCAACGGACACCAGCTGTGTGAGGAGCGAAGTCTGACTGACCAGCACTGTGTTCACAAATTCCACCTGCTGCCTCAGCCAG GAGAAAAGCCTGACATGGATCACAACCCACCAATCATGAATCACAACAGTAGGGGGCGCTCCACCAGCTCCTGTAACTGTGGACGGAAACAAGCTCCCCGTGAGGATCCTTTTGACATCCAGGCAGGAAATTACGACTTCTACCAG ATGCTGGAGGAGAAATGCTGCGGGAAGCTGGAGAGGATTGAGTTTCCAGTGTTCCAGCCCAGCACTCCTGACCCAGCCCCGGCAAACCAGGCTCAGAGAAACCCCTGTGAGGCTTCAGGATCGGGTGACGCAGAGAGGCTGAAGGAGCCCAGCACTGCCCAGAGCCACACGCCTGGAGACACCAGCCTTAGCCTGGCTCTCAGTCTAGGCCAGTCTACAGACAGCTTGGGGCCCTACGGGGACGGAGACGGAACCGAAACACAAGTCCAGCAAAAGAGGCCGAGCCTTGTTGACCGGCAGCCCTCCACTGTGGAGTACCTTCCTGGAATGATGCACTCTGGCTGCCCTAAAGGTCTCCTCCCTAAATTCTCCAGCTGGTCACTGGTGAAACTTGGCCCAGCAAAGTCATATAACTGCCACACGGGCCTGGAGCAGCCAGGTTTCCTCCCCGGCTCCTCATTCCTCTTGCCGTGGGACTTGGTGATTCGCTCCCGATCGGAGGAAGATGCAGGACTAACGGAGCCTTTGGACGGAGGCACGTCCTCGTGGCCAGCCCCCAACAAGACCCTCGTGGGAAAGCGAGGCAGCACCGGTGGGCTCGGTAGGAGTCGCAGGAGGGAAGACATGGCTCGGATCTTTGTGGGGTTCGAGTATGAAGACGGCAGGGGGAGACGCTTCATCAGCTGCGGGCCTGATAAAGTAGTGAAGGTGCTGGGGCCGGGGGGCGCTAAAGATCCTGCCACCAGGGTGCTAAACACCGACATGCCGCTGTACATCCCATCTCCCTCCCAGGGCCGTGGCTTGAAGCCCCACTTCGCCCAGTTGGCACGCCTTTTTGTTGTAGTGCCTGACGCCCCACTGGAGGTTACCCTCAACCCACAG gTACAGCCAGGCCCTCCTCCCTGTCCGATCTTCCACCCAGAGCAGACTGAAATATCGTTGCCACCTGATGGCCTTTGGGTGCTGCGGTTTCCCTATTCCTACGCCACAGAGCGTGGTCCCTGTTACCCCCCCAAAGAGAACCAGCCCCTCAACAACTACAAGGTGCTGCGAGGTATCCTGAAGGCCACCACTGCCACCTCGCCACCGCAATAA